From the Bacillota bacterium genome, the window CAGCGCAGCGTGAAGCAGGTGGGTGGCGGTGTGGTTACGCATGATGTGCCAGCGTCGCTGCGAATCGATGCGGGCGGTTACCGCCGAGTCTACCTCCACACGCCCACGCGTGACGATGCCGATGTGCGGGTACAGGTCACCCACCTTCTGGGTGTCTCGCACCTCGAACAGGAAGTTCTCGCCCTCGATCCAGCCGGTGTCGCCGACCTGTCCGCCCGCCTCCGCGTAGAAGGGGGTCTGGTCCAGCACCAGCTCCACCTCCTCGCCCTCGCTGGCGAAGGTCGCAGGCTCCCCCTGCCGGATGATAGCCAGCACCTTCGCTTCCGACTCGTGCTGCCAGTAGCCCAGAAACTTCGTGGGGGACAGGGTCTTCTGCAGTTCCGTCGCAGCGTCGCCTGCGATGGCGAACAGTTGCGTGGCGATGCCGCTGGCTTCACGGGCGCGCTGGCGCTGCGCCTCCATCGCCATGCGGAATCCTTCCACATCCACCTCTATCCCCGCTTCTGCCGCCACCTCCTGCGTCAGCTCCAGCGGGAAGCCGTAGGTGTCGTAAAGCATAAACGCCTGCTCGCCGGGAAGCACCTTGCTTACCTGCACTTCGGGCGACTCCAGCATCTCCGCCAGCCGCTGTGAACCAACCTGGATGGTCTGGCGGAAGCGTTCCTCTTCGCTGCGGATGGTGCGCAGTACGTAGTCTCGCCGCTCGCGTACCTCCGGGTAGACGTCGCCCAGCGTGTCGATGACCGCCGTTGCCACCTCTGCAAGGAAGGGGCGATCGAAGCCCAACACGTTCTGTCCGCGCAGCATCGCCCGCCTCAGGATGCGCCGGATGACGTAGCCCCGCCCCTCGTTGGAGGGCAGTACGCCGTCGGCGATGGACATGGTGGTGGCGCGGATGTGGTCGGCAATCAGGCGGAACGCCACATCCTCACGGCTGTCCGAACCGCCGTAAGAGAGACCGCTCAGGTCGGCGATACGCGCGATGATGGGCTGGAACACGTCGGTATCGAACACGCTCGCCTTACCTGCCAGTATCGCCGCCGTGCGCTCCAGTCCCATGCCCGTGTCGATGTTCTTGCGCGGCAACGGGGTGAGTTTGCCGCCATCGTGTCGCTCGTACTGCATGAACACCAGGTTCCATATCTCCAGCCAGCGCACGTCGTCCCACACGCCGTCGGGCGTTGGCGGCAGGTCGGGGCGCGTGTCGTAGAAGATTTCCGAACAGGGACCGCACGGACCGTTCGGTCCCTCCGAGATGGCGTTCGCGGGCCAGTAGTTGCTCTTCTCGCCGAAGCGGAATATCTTGCGGTCGGGAATACCTACCTCGCGGTTCCAGACCTCGTATGCCTCTTCGTCGTCCAGATAGATGGTGATGCGCAGGCGTTCGGGTGAGATGTGCAGCCACTCGGTGAGGAACTCCCACGCCCACAAGATGGCTTCCCGCTTGAAGTAATCCCCGAAGCTGAAGTTGCCCAGCATCTCGAAGAAGGTGAGATGCGAATGGTCGCCCACGGACTCGATGTCGGTGGTGCGAAGGCACTTCTGCACGGTGGTCA encodes:
- the alaS gene encoding alanine--tRNA ligase, translating into MRRLMQAQELREKYLRFFESKGHKRLPSDSLVPNDPSLLFTSAGMVQFKPYFLGLAAPPHPRVTTVQKCLRTTDIESVGDHSHLTFFEMLGNFSFGDYFKREAILWAWEFLTEWLHISPERLRITIYLDDEEAYEVWNREVGIPDRKIFRFGEKSNYWPANAISEGPNGPCGPCSEIFYDTRPDLPPTPDGVWDDVRWLEIWNLVFMQYERHDGGKLTPLPRKNIDTGMGLERTAAILAGKASVFDTDVFQPIIARIADLSGLSYGGSDSREDVAFRLIADHIRATTMSIADGVLPSNEGRGYVIRRILRRAMLRGQNVLGFDRPFLAEVATAVIDTLGDVYPEVRERRDYVLRTIRSEEERFRQTIQVGSQRLAEMLESPEVQVSKVLPGEQAFMLYDTYGFPLELTQEVAAEAGIEVDVEGFRMAMEAQRQRAREASGIATQLFAIAGDAATELQKTLSPTKFLGYWQHESEAKVLAIIRQGEPATFASEGEEVELVLDQTPFYAEAGGQVGDTGWIEGENFLFEVRDTQKVGDLYPHIGIVTRGRVEVDSAVTARIDSQRRWHIMRNHTATHLLHAALRQVLGSHVHQAGSLVAPDRLRFDFTHTSAMTDEEIAEVERLVNERILEDRPVAVHWDVPLAEARARGAMALFGEKYGDTVRMIEVPGVSLELCGGTHLERTSQIGLFKIVSEGSVAAGVRRIEAVTGWGVYQYIRQQQELLESAASRLKCAVPDIPTAIERLQAQRQELEKQLEQLRRSAAARSLQFEPVEIAGLQVVTGRADGVDAQTLASLADQAAQRADLVVLAAATDGKALFVAKAKPSAVTKGVHAGNLVRELARMSGGGGGGRPEFAQAGGRDADKIPQALQQVPRLLEQMVTK